A stretch of the Rosa rugosa chromosome 5, drRosRugo1.1, whole genome shotgun sequence genome encodes the following:
- the LOC133712042 gene encoding uncharacterized protein LOC133712042, producing the protein MILPFHKNKHNPIRILIPTQDWPSLFTHRASLFFLLLLIFLALSSFFPTEAMKVHPIPKRRNISIQYHSRSPLSEAQALLGLTHKKLRRLPHVFSRVLELPFRSDADVLIEENPDCFRFVAETESFGHDVRAHTVEIHPGVTKIVVRERGSAAELTLDELELDMWRFRLPESTRPELARAVFVDGELIVTVPKMEGMENSEGGGGGGGNGGFRGGMGNRLVLVQ; encoded by the coding sequence ATGATTCTTCCTTTTCATAAAAACAAGCACAACCCAATCAGGATTTTGATTCCCACCCAAGATTGGCCTTCACTTTTCACCCACAGGGCATCTTTGTTTTTCCTCCTATTATTAATCTTCTTGGCTCTATCTTCCTTCTTCCCCACTGAAGCCATGAAGGTCCATCCAATCCCCAAGAGGCGCAACATCTCCATCCAGTACCATTCCAGAAGCCCGCTCTCTGAAGCCCAGGCCCTCCTCGGCCTCACCCACAAGAAGCTCCGCCGCCTCCCCCACGTCTTCAGCCGCGTCCTCGAGCTCCCTTTCCGCTCCGACGCCGACGTCCTCATCGAGGAGAACCCCGACTGCTTCCGCTTCGTCGCCGAAACCGAGAGCTTCGGCCACGACGTCAGGGCCCACACCGTCGAAATCCACCCCGGGGTGACCAAGATTGTCGTCAGGGAAAGAGGGTCCGCGGCGGAGCTGACGTTGGACGAGCTGGAGCTCGACATGTGGAGGTTCCGGCTCCCGGAGTCGACCCGGCCGGAGCTGGCCAGGGCCGTTTTCGTCGACGGGGAGCTCATTGTGACGGTGCCGAAGATGGAGGGGATGGAGAATTCGgagggcggcggcggcggcggtgggaATGGGGGGTTCAGAGGAGGTATGGGAAATCGGCTTGTGCTTGTACAGTAA
- the LOC133709671 gene encoding uncharacterized protein LOC133709671: MGDALFELENNLRSKQANLTPEEVRVLSACKSKAMREFTFGGLAAGVVAWTASSKLSKMIRLNLSGGAAAMFGLWRFSRALDSCVEHILALDGSRMQAELATIMVTKHQNDRQRMQLISKQFYCEEVFDDSTSERPKIRWRYRNYFSDNIAHGQRTHDSDSYSNSPADSDSVPHGDYHNSFDGDSQDTQSDTQNDSNKRRINFDPRRVPMNSSIGATADPFEYIFGYPAPKEELHLPDTSSLSPKAQARNRRRSHRKRRTHHQEDVSSLQHV; encoded by the exons ATGGGTGACGCTTTGTTTGAGCTGGAGAACAATCTCAGGTCCAAACAG GCGAATTTGACGCCTGAAGAAGTAAGGGTTCTTTCAGCTTGCAAGTCTAAGGCTATGAGGGAGTTCACATTCGGAGGGCTTGCAGCTGGTGTTGTAGCCTGGACAG CATCATCAAAGCTGAGTAAGATGATCCGACTTAACCTTTCGGGAG GAGCTGCTGCGATGTTTGGACTGTGGAGATTTTCTAGAGCCTTAGATTCATGTGTGGAACATATTCTTGCACTGGATGGGAGTCGGATGCAGGCAGAGTTGGCAACTAT AATGGTGACAAAACATCAGAATGATCGTCAGAGGATGCAGCTTATCTCTAAGCAGTTCTATTGTGAGGAGGTTTTTGATGATTCAACCTCGGAACGCCCAAAAATAAGGTGGCGTTATCGGAATTACTTTAGTGATAATATTGCTCATGGTCAAAGAACACATGACAGCGACTCCTACAGCAACTCTCCAGCTGATTCAGACAGTGTCCCCCATGGTGACTATCACAATTCCTTTGATGGTGATTCCCAAGACACCCAAAGTGACACCCAGAATGACTCTAACAAAAGACGGATCAATTTTGACCCTAGACGAGTTCCT ATGAACTCCAGCATTGGTGCAACGGCAGACCCTTTTGAATATATCTTCGGTTATCCAGCACCAAAGGAGGAGCTTCATCTTCCAGACACCTCGAGTCTTTCCCCGAAAGCGCAGGCTCGTAACCGTAGACGATCTCACCGCAAGCGTCGTACGCATCATCAGGAAGATGTATCAAGCCTCCAACATGTGTAG
- the LOC133711378 gene encoding uncharacterized protein LOC133711378, producing the protein MDKSWMHADRRSHTYELGVEEFLKFAFENPSDVDNICCPCAKCGGTDETFSIRMIKDHLYWNGIDESYKDWVWHGEPSRATMNANEEPSEATVDMVEEEDGVDNIGLGDQGEKKAGEDEVYFDNGEDEQFSVDSNDFMKLVDNGDKALYPGCKKHTKLNALIQTYNLKAKHGMSDVCYSDMLIMIGMFLPEGNEIPGSEYEAKKTLVSLGMEYKKIHACPNDCILYRGEHVDATSGPTCGESRWKLGNGNIEKQGVPAKVLWYFPPIPRFKRMFQSTKTSKNLTWHASERRKDEFMRHPADAPTWKLVDQKWPEFGNDPRNLRLALSSDGFNPHSSLSSRYSCWPVILPLIDDLKELWDGIDGVYDAFKGEYFKLKAVLFWTINDFSAYGNLSGSVTKGYNGCPICCETVMFPWSAADQGNGTVL; encoded by the exons atGGATAAGTCTTGGATGCATGCTGATAGAAGATCACACACATATGAACTAGGTGTTGAGGAATTTCTAAAGTTTGCTTTTGAGAATCCTAGCGATGTAGATAATATTTGCTGTCCCTGCGCTAAATGTGGGGGCACAGATGAGACATTTTCAATTAGGATGATAAAAGATCATCTATATTGGAATGGTATAGATGAGAGTTACAAAGATTGGGTATGGCATGGGGAACCTTCTAGGGCAACGATGAATGCCAATGAAGAGCCATCTGAAGCTACTGTAGATatggtagaagaagaagatggggtaGACAATATAGGGTTGGGAGATCAGGGAGAAAAAAAGGCTGGTGAGGATGAGGTTTATTTCGATAATGGTGAGGATGAGCAGTTTTCAGTAGACTCAAATGACTTTATGAAGTTAGTCGACAATGGAGATAAAGCTTTATACCCTGGTTGTAAGAAGCACACCAAATTGAATGCGCTTATACAGACTTATAacctgaaagcaaagcatggaaTGTCTGATGTGTGCTATTCTGACATGTTGATCATGATTGGAATGTTTCTTCCTGAAGGTAATGAGATACCAGGGTCAGAGTATGAGGCTAAAAAGACTTTAGTTTCATTAGGAatggaatataaaaaaatacATGCATGTCCTAATGACTGCATTTTGTATAGAGGAGAGCATGTTGATGCGACTAGTGGTCCTACTTGTGGGGAGTCAAGGTGGAAATTAGGCAACGGTAATATTGAGAAGCAAGGGGTACCCGCGAAAGTATTGTGGTACTTTCCCCCAATTCCACGGTTTAAGCGCATGTTTCAATCGACAAAAACTTCCAAAAACCTAACTTGGCATGCGTCTGAAAGACGAAAAGATGAGTTTATGCGTCATCCAGCAGATGCCCCCACTTGGAAGTTAGTGGACCAAAAATGGCCAGAATTTGGTAATGATCCTAGGAACCTTAGACTTGCACTCTCATCTGATGGCTTCAATCCCCACAGCTCTTTAAGTAGCAGATATTCTTGCTGGCCAGTTATACTT CCCTTAATTGACGATTTAAAAGAGCTGTGGGATGGGATAGATGGAGTGTATGATGCATTTAAGGGAGAATACTTTAAACTGAAAGCTGTTCTGTTTTGGACAATAAATGATTTTTCCGCTTATGGGAACTTATCAGGTAGTGTTACGAAGGGTTATAATGGTTGTCCTATATGTTGTGAGACAGtgatgttcccctggtcagctgctgaccaggggaacgggaCCGTGTTGTGA